Proteins encoded in a region of the Triticum dicoccoides isolate Atlit2015 ecotype Zavitan chromosome 3A, WEW_v2.0, whole genome shotgun sequence genome:
- the LOC119268494 gene encoding probable inactive purple acid phosphatase 29 produces MHYADGRSTACEDVMPEQVAGCSDLNITAFLYRVIRTEDPDLVIFTAAQAAHGRGGAQAAAVGQCGKEHGQRSIGRIRSSSA; encoded by the exons ATGCACTACGCGGACGGGCGGAGCACCGCGTGCGAGGACGTGATGCCCGAGCAGGTCGCCGGCTGCTCCGACCTCAACATCACCGCCTTCCTCTACCGCGTCATCCGCACCGAGGACCCCGACCTCGTCATCTTCACGG CAGCACAGGCGGCGCACGGGCGGGGAGGAGCACAGGCTGCTGCTGTTGGTCAGTGCGGGAAGGAGCACGGGCAGAGGTCAATTGGCCGGATCCGGAGCTCCAGTGCCTGA